CGCGCGGCGATTATTTCgacacattattttcattaccTGTCTGTTAAAACCGTTTTTTATTTATCgtcctttctttttttggaaaggaAGGAGTCTCCGCACTGACGCCGGACTCGTGTTCTGGGCGAGGACCGGCTGCTTCAGAACGGCAGCGGAGGAGggaggcgagagagagaggagacgaTCCGAGCGGGAAGTCGCCCCGAAACGGAAGGATCGATCTGAGCGCTGAAGAGGAGCAGGGAACAATTTGGGGCGGTTTTGGAGAAGTAAGCTTGGTGTCTTGTTCTTACGGCTCTGGTCACACCGGCGTATGCCATGTGTTGCGGCTCCTAAAATGGAAAGGGAGAGGGAACGTGCTCGTGGTCCCACTCCCAGTCTCTTTTACTTTTAGACCCctggtctaaaagcagcagacTGTGCTGAACACTAAACTCGGTGTGGTTTTACACCACCTCTTGCTTACCGGTGCAAGGACTGATACAAGGTTAAGTGTCTACCTTGCTGGTAGGCGACTGTGATTGTGTGTAGGGGGGCCCTCTTACAAAAACTGCAgttggatgcttttctccaaagcaacttccaatgaactctatgtagtgttatcagcccacacactttattcaccgtggtgacttacactgctaggtacactatttatgctgggtcactcatccatacatcagtggaacacacacgctctgtcacacactatggagaacctgaacagcatgtttggactgtgggaggaaaccagagcacccggaggaaacccacgcggatacggggagaacatgcgaaccccacacagactgagcagggatcaaacccatgttctctctcaCCGCCccgctgctgtgagacagcagcgctacccgtCGTGCGACCGTGTCGCCCCTATTTTGACATGTACTCGTGCCGTTTTGTAACGGTGTCTATTCCTGGCTGTTCCGGATACATCACAAGAGCGAGTTTCTACATATCGCTGTTATAGAAGGTGCCATATTCTCAGGTGGTCTGTGGAAATCTGTCAAAATATTATCACGCTCAGACACAGTCTTGAATTGGAAAGTGACTCACAGCAACGACTCGGTGTTACAGCTGCGGTCTTTGTTACCGTATTATACTTTCTTTCCTTATCCTTAGGGCTACAGTATAAAAACAGGTGCCTGTTCGCTGGGCTTGGGAAAGGCTGTACCTCACAAATGCGATGCCCAACTGATGTCTTCACACTACCTGGTTGCTCATAGCCTGTTTTGTATCCTACCTTAGcttgtgttttccctttttaactGAAGTAACTTGTACTctaatcagaattttttttaatgtatcattGAAGTCTTATTTGTCCCAGTTATAGAGCTGTTGTTTTGAAATGAAGTGGAATAAGTCACATCACTACTTGTGTTTCTTAACTGCTTGTTGAATTCAGGGTGGCtgtagtctggagcctatcccagaaacacagaacagaaagCCACTTGGGGTACttcttggacaggacaccagtccgttgaaGGGTACCCACACATGCACTTTGtcagtcacacatacacacgctacAGGCAATCTAGTGTCACCAGTTCctttgaaacacatctttggactgttagAAATCtgaagcacccagaggaaaccatgCAACTACAGTGAGAACATGTCAATTGTACACAGCccaagctggatttgaacctacacccaaacagggGCTGTGAGGTagtagtgctacctgctgtaccaccctgTCAGCAAATtcatgacattacatttattcacttaactagtgcatttctccaaagtgacttacaatgttagtgtacctacagttatttacccatttatacagctgagtaattttacagtaagtaccttgctcaggggtactacagctggtgatcaaactagcaaccttctggtccaaaggcaacagctctatccCCTATGCCACCAACTATTCCCTATGTTTTGTGATTTTAAACTTGAGACTGTACTTCAGACTATAATCTAGGTTTCCTTGAGTTTTGCGGCTGCATTCGCTCAAGTACTACTTCTAGGTAACTGATGGTCTATCCAAactcaaaaaaagagaaaaatatagtGGTCTGTGACTATGGTTGTAATCTCACTTTAATAAAATGAGCAAACTCATTTATATTGTACAATAATTGTGTTGTATGTGATCGTATACAACTTATACTGGGACGTTTGCCTGGTGCTATACGTAGCTGTTTAGCAGGGGAattggtatttttactggagggaACCGCAGAGGTAGTCCGTAGCAATAATCTCTAATCGTGCGATGGTTACGTTGAttagatttgttttattttctctacTTTGCAGCGTTTGCACCAAGCCTCTGCTGTTTACCCTCCCTCTGACTACTTTTAAATTTGCTTGTTTGGCCAGACCACATCTGTTTGTTGTTACGCAAGGAAACCACTTGATGTTCAAATTAGAAATGAAAGCACCAGATGACAAGAAGACAGCGTTGCTGTCAGAAGAAAATGCAACCGATGCCTCAATGATTGTACTGAGTCACAAATAGGTTAAGTTGCCAGGTTTTGTAATAAACCAAATGTTTAGAGATGAAAAGCAAAGACAGTACTTATTGTGAGGAGCTTTTGTGGGTTTACTAGATTGTCAGTGCCGTAAGTCTCTATGTAAATACTGCTTTATGCTTTGCGCAATGAGCTAAATCCAAACTTTTCTTGAAATTACCCTAAATCACCAATGAAGCCATTGAAAACttgtttgatttgtttgttcaATATACAAATTTGTATATAATCTATGCAGATTTTAAGATGACCAGTAAAACGGTACATTGTCCAATTGTACagttttacattgtaagttaGGGGATATACACATGGATAAATAAGAACTTTTTACTGATTGAGTACTTCTTGACTCATCTGCTTTTTCAGATGAGCCACCAAGAAACACCTACCGATGTAGTCCCAGGAAACAAACTCATCcctcagaacaaagaaaaatggggCTATAAGAAGCAggggttttgtgtttgtgtgtgtgtgtgtgtgtgtgtgtgtgtgtgtgtgtgtgtgtgtgtacacacacccATTTGTTGTCCATTCACAGTAAATTGGAACTACTCCTATTGACAATGGGATCGTAACAAGTTATATTTGCTGTTATgtgaaattgtactttttagAGCAGTTTTTGGCAATAAGTTTTACTTTTATTCCATCACACTCTCCTTcatatttctcagttttttgcatttcatattttcaatttCTACTCACTTTTATTCTGAGTCATAACCAACATTCTGTCACTGTCAGCCCACTACttagatttatttgtttaactgacactcttctccaaagcagctcataacattaaggtcacaattattaacccattcatacagctggataatgttactagaacaattttgctgtaagtaccttgctgaagggtactagagccagaggtggggatcaaacttgcaatcatcaggtccaaaggcagtaactctaaacactacgctaccagttctCCCATActatttctgtcatttattttggTTGTTTGTTGTCAGCAACGCTTTACGACCCCATCAAGTCACGTTTACTGCCAGTCATTACCAACACTTTGTTGCTGTCAGCTGACTACTTGTGTGGATTTCATTGGTCGTTGTTAACTGTCAGTCACATTGTACTGCCAAACAAATGAAGTCAATTTATGGTGAACATTACCAACACCTTTTCACTGTCAGCTGACTACTTTATATGGATTTCATTGGGTATCACTGATTCACCATTTGCCCCTAGACTGAGAGCCATGGAGCAATTTCCATGCAGCTTGTTTAGGGTGTAAATTCATGGATCCCATTTGAACTATGTTGACGAAGtttagctgctgtttttatccaaagtgacttaccctaaactctataaatggataatcTGTAAGTGCAGCGCTCAAAGGTATAGTACAGGAGCAGCATTCACATCAACAGCCTTGAGATTAGAAGGCATCATCACTTACAGGTGCACTACAAATTCTTCCGTGGTCACAGAATACCGCGTATCATGTCATGGGCTCACCCATAATGTttgaaacaaacataaaatgagCAGTGTTTTCAAACCATAAAGGGTTAACATGTCTTTGTCTAATAGCCAGAGTTTGTTTATCTGTCACAGTTTACTGCTCAGTAACAGTAAACCTATTTCATTAAGTCTTGGTGTgatgaggatgtgggttcgatccccactcagtctgtgtggagtttgcatgttctccccatgtctgtgttggtttcctctgggtgctctggtttcctctcacagtctaaaggcatgctgttgggttcacccatagtgtgtgagtgccagagagagtgtgttccactgatgtatgggtgagtgacccagtgtaagtagtgtatctagcagtgtaagtcactgcggtgaatgtgtgtgggctgataacgctacatagagttcattggaagtcgctttggagaaaactgtctaagtaaataaatgtatgtgtaagAAAATGGTTCTTGTTCAGTACTGTGAATGTTCAGTTTCTATTTCACTAATTCAAGCAACTGGAATATTCTAACAGAAATGGTGTCTTGCATTTTTATTCACACTTAAAGTATTGTTGGTTTGGTGTGTTTTGCTTAAAACTCCAGCTGGAGAGCTCTGTGGACATCTAATTGGAGAACTGCATTTTTGCAAATGTACATAGTTATATACCTATGTAATTTAAAAAGGTGTTAATATTTTGATTAATCTACTAATTGCATGTGCTTCGAAAATGAAGGTGGAGGTTAATTTTGGTGAAATATCTATTTTCATTGACTAAAAAAATGCTACATCCAAGGTAGTCGCAACAGATGTTTTGTTGTTTACGGAATTTGTTATAACATTGTCATGTTATAAAGTGAATGctgtgaacacattttaatgtataGTAAAGCTGACTAGCTTTTCCATCATAGTCTTATTTTATAATAAGACTAATTCCCTCACCAAtttaacattggaagttgctttggagagagcatcagctaaatgaagaggtgtaaatttttttttattattatttattttattttaaatatggtaCTTACATATAGTTTTTGACTGCCCATCTCTGGCTATTTGTGACAAGCCACATATTGACTTATTGGAGTTTTAGTTTCCCTGGTTATAGAAATAACCAGCAAATCTATGTGGTAGGGCCATTGCATAGTTTTATTGCCCAGAATCGGGTTACATGATATCTGAAGTGATCACTGCCCTTGTCTGCATCTGTATTACAGCCTACAGAATGCTGTTTGTCCCCTTTAAATGCTCTTCATAGTGCGACAGCAGTGACTGGCAACGTTTCCCttgttctcttccttttttcttagGTGGACCATTATAAGGATGCAGATGCATTTTCTGTCCTGTAtagtcgttttttttttttttttttttatttccttcctgtGATAACAGATGCATTTATACTAAAAGCATATTTCTCTTACTATTTTGGTGAGACATTTGATCCTATTTAATCATTACTGAAAGAAGTACCATGAATACTTCTGAACTTTGGCTATCTTTACTCATGTATTACACTCTTGTTGCTATAGTGATGTTTCTCCCATTTTTGTATTCCTGCAGTGGACAGTCCCTAAAGGAGTGCAGCTGTCCTCTGGGGGAAagaaaagaggggggaaaaaaaaaaactaataaggCACATTTTTATCTCAGCATCCTTTCTCAGAAGCAAGCCGTAGTTTGAACTCGGGAAGCTTTGCTAACAGTCTTTACCTTTGAATTCTGGTTCTGTTCTTTGGCCCGTGAGAGAGGGCATGGAAAGCCTTTAACTTGAGTTGAAAGTCTGTTGATCTATGTGTCATGCTGacatgtgatgtttttttggcTGAATCTCCATGTCCTTTTCCCATGTAAAGGAGAACAAAGAGGCTGTTGTCAGTATTGTAAGTATTTGTGTTTAACAGCCCCTGCTTTCCCTGTTCGCTGGTTGAGAGCCAAAGGCAGGGGGGAAGCATTTGACTGCATCAGGCTTGCTTCTGTGGGCCACAGCAGGGATCTGAAACAGCTTCATGAATATAATATTCTCCTAGGGGGTGTATAGATGGCAAGCATGTCCAATATAAAGTTAGTATCTTAACAGCAGTAGCAACTGTCTGAAGGTTTTCAACGTTTTTTCCTCACACCATGTGCTTCTCTAACAAAAGTGCTTCTGGTTGTTTGATGTTGGTTGTTTTCTCCCACCAGAATGTCTCATTGAGATGTCTGTGACACAATGAAGCCAGTGAGCTGTGCCTCAAGTCCAGGTGCCACACCAAACTGCGTTGAGGCCATGCTTATATCCAggaggagtttgtggagagcTGCAGTTCCTCTCGACAGGCTTCCATATACATACAATGTATAACTGATGTTCAGCCTATGGTGAGTTTCCATTGCAAATGAGAAATTTCCTAAATTTAATCATAGGCATCTCAAGTAGTACCGAAAGTAAGGTGATGAAAACATTCACCTCAGTCTCAAATATTCACCATTGTTTTCAAAATGGtcacatcattatttttttgttagctATTTCAATATACCTGCTAACATGCAAACTAGCTATGACCCAACATCAGTGGCACAGCTAGTACAGGTAGTCCTAAACTTGAGCTTCTCATGAGTCATGTCGCAACTAGCAAACCCCCTTATAGCGTATGATGTAGACCGAGCGCATATAAACAATTGACATGTATTAATGCTGCATTGTATagtagggctttgttatatatttttaactaatttcacacattatatttggtaaattgtaaaatattgaaatatactTGCATATTAGACAAAGTATGTAAGGGCATCATATGATATGTTGATCTGCAAACTACGGACAACCCTAATATCCTAAAATAATGAGCTGCAGCCTTATTGTTTGCCATTCTTCCCTTCTCAAGCAACCACATGATATCTGCCCTCTCTGTTAGGTGGTGTGTGCTGAGGTCATTGATCCTTGCCTGTCCTGGTATGGTTTGGGAGGACATCCATAGGAATGTCTTTGGTAGAAGCAGTGAGGCAGAACTCCATCTTGGGGCAGGAATGCGGCAGATACTGGCAAGGAGGGGAGCAATGGAGGGAAGAGGTGAGCATTTGTACTACTGCCTTTATCTtttgatgtaaatatttttgtttccataCTCACGATATCCATCTACTGTCCTGTATattactgtgtttacatttacacgtatgtGTTAGCAGTGGCCTGTCTTTAAAGCACTGTGTAATTGAGTCTGCCAGACTTCATTAAACATCAGATAAAGGGCTTTAGACTCAAACACTATTAAGGCAAAGCTTATTTGTTAGATATCACCATTCTGGTAGCTCACATttctcaagtagctgcctatagatcTGGGATAGAAATAACAAATTTATAGGTAAAGTTAACAGATGTTGATAGACTAATTCATACAGCTGTCACAAGTATAGAAGAGAAATGGATATGAAAAGGTATGAAttctgagactcttcttgaatgctgggagggattcagcagttcaggtGGAGACAGGGAGTTTGCTCCACCACATCAGGACCAAGATTGAGAACAAGCTAACTTGTCGTTTTATGCCCCAAGTGATGAAACAAAACAGGCAGCAAAAGGTGGAGTTACACAGCATTCTTGCCAAGGTGTAAGGATTGATCAGCACCTTTAGGTATCGGGGTGCTGATCCATTGACCATTTTGTATGCCGCAACCacagtcttgaacttgatagaGCTGGCCGCAGGAAACAGGATGGAAGCagaagaggaggggagacaTGTGGGAGTGTTTTGGCAGGTCAAGTTTAACTCACATTGCACCATTCTGGATAAGTTGAAGAGACTTGATGGCAGAGCCCAGAAGACCAGGCAGGTGGGAGTTGAAGTAGTCGAGGCAAAATACCACCGTAGACTGGACCAAGAGCTGAGTAGAATGTGGTGTGAGGTACTTGCAGATTATGTGAATGTTGAAAAAGAGGTGTCTACAAGATTGGGTCATGACTGCAGCATGCTGGGGAAGCATAAACTTGAGTCAGTTGTTACTCCCAGGCAGTTGAGTGACAAGGATGAGATAAGATGTCCAGTTTGAGAAAGAGCTTTTGACAGGTAGAAGCGCAAGCAAGGAAGTGGAGCATTTAAGTCTTAGAGTtgttgagttgtagatggtgatcCGATATTTAGGTGTCTGAGAGACTTGGTACGTTGGATAGGATATATCTTTGTTGGTTTGGGGAAAACATTGGAAGAGCAGTGTGTGATCTGCATATCAGTGAACAATCAGGAGAAACTGAGACATAATGGCTGAGCCAAGAGAAGATGGAGGGgcagaaaagatgaaaaatacatattaatagcATGTGTGTTACCCTCATAAAATTTATCAAAATGAAAGCATTGTATGCACATATTTGATAAACTGTAAGCTTTCACCTTTGGAGATGAATTTTATTGGAGCGCCTTCTTGCTTTGTTGCAGATGGTATGCTGCTGTGAAGAGTTGAGAGCATATTGAAAATAgagggactcctgaagcagtccttctttaaaaaaagtagcTGTCTTGGCCATTTGCACTTTTTCCTGAATCTGTTTCTTACTGGATCCAGTACACTTGTTCACTAGGACTGAAAGAACTATGCGACACATACATGTTGAGATTGCACACAAAGAGGCGCAGTCAGACCATCCAGCCCAAGAGGGGGACCTGCCCCCTTCCCATGGCATGGTGGTGGGATTAAACTCAGTGGCAAGACAGGAGCTACGCAGACCCTTTGGGGAGGACAAAATCAAGCTGCAGAAGGTCTATCAGCTGTCCGTCTTCTCCCAGATGGGTGGATTCAGTGACCTCCCCAAGGGAGGACGATTGCAGAGAAATGAACTGAAGAGGGGCCTTCAGGAGCAGGCTCAGAGCCACAAACGCCCCCACTTGGAGCAGGGCTCCTGTTCTAAACCCATACAGGAGTATGCACCTCAGGCAGAGGTCCTGGATGGTGAGATGCTGTGCGGTTCTGGTCAGCATTTCTGTCATACTGGAACACACGTAGTCAAGCACACAGATGACATCCCTGTCCCATACTCTTCTTCACCTGTCCCTGTCAAGTGTTACTCACAGGACAATCAAAACGGACTAGTCCCTACAGCACAGAGTCCACCCTCCCCAAAACCTGAGTTCCTGGCAGACCTCAAAGCAGTGAATCGTTCCCAGCACAAGGACCCAGCTCCCTTAGCCTTCTTGCTAAAGACCACACCCCCCTTAGCAATCGCCATGCCAGACTGTACCCTAGGAGACCTTAGTACTGAGGACTGTAGCAATGGAGCGTCGTCTTGGCAGCTTTCCTGCAGCCCGAAGCCCAAAGATGAGGCACTCGGAGATCCCAATCACCCAACCACTTGCAGGGACTGTCCTCTGGAGGGCATTTCTTCCAATGTCCTGAGAACAGCAGATGCTAGGGATGGTCAGCTTAGTCTTGAGTCGGCTCCtcaaaaatacagcaatttcCCAAAAACCTACAGCACCTCCAGTACTTCGCTACCAGGGTCATCATCCCCCATCTCCAGCACTAATACTTGCTCTGCCAAGAAGAAGCTTCTGTCTTCCAGCGACACAGGAGAGTCCTGCTCCGAAGATGAGGGTCCATCTACCTCCAAAAGGAGCCGTCTGGCCTTGCAAGCCCCAGGGCTATGCCTCGGCGCCTTCCGCAGTACCGATGCCAAAGCTGCCCCCTTCTggaaccacctgctgccctgcgcTCGGGAGCGGCCCAGGGTGAGAGAGTTCACTGGTATATTTTGTACATCAACACCTTTTCCTGCCAGTGACAGGAATGTCACGGGTGTGACAGTGTGTACCTTCTTGATTGTGATTCAATTATGCAGGTATTTTGTGCTTTCAAATATGgcacttttgccttttttttttttttttgaaagggcTCCCTTCTCAACACAAAGCATCTTTTATAATGTCTGGTGTATTACGCTGTGAATGCAGTAGGGTATCAGCTTTTGAGTGACTCATGGataccatatttcttattgttgttCGGAATCAGGCCGCGGAAGCAATGAATGCCACCTCAAAGACCGCAGGGAGAATTAGATGCAAATGGATATGGGTGCACAGCGAATGGAACAGAGTTGGCTCTGTAGTTGTAGCGACAGCACAAGGCTGAGTTCTCCGGCACCCTCCGTGGTGTGGCCAATTATGTTGACACGGACACAGCTCCTTACACAGCCCTCATTAGAACAATGACTGTGACCTCACACCCAGACTTCTTTACCATAAGTCCTTCCTTGTCTGCAGGCCTGTACCATATGGGAGGAATTTTCTCAGTTCAA
Above is a genomic segment from Scleropages formosus chromosome 17, fSclFor1.1, whole genome shotgun sequence containing:
- the LOC108939003 gene encoding protein FAM214B-like isoform X2, with translation MRHIHVEIAHKEAQSDHPAQEGDLPPSHGMVVGLNSVARQELRRPFGEDKIKLQKVYQLSVFSQMGGFSDLPKGGRLQRNELKRGLQEQAQSHKRPHLEQGSCSKPIQEYAPQAEVLDGEMLCGSGQHFCHTGTHVVKHTDDIPVPYSSSPVPVKCYSQDNQNGLVPTAQSPPSPKPEFLADLKAVNRSQHKDPAPLAFLLKTTPPLAIAMPDCTLGDLSTEDCSNGASSWQLSCSPKPKDEALGDPNHPTTCRDCPLEGISSNVLRTADARDGQLSLESAPQKYSNFPKTYSTSSTSLPGSSSPISSTNTCSAKKKLLSSSDTGESCSEDEGPSTSKRSRLALQAPGLCLGAFRSTDAKAAPFWNHLLPCARERPRSPNNCSRAGRRLKNGIRLKSRQLRSGQCREPCSSTRPGWPSVSISRSLLGNFEESILKGRFSPSGRIEGFTAEIGASGSYCPQHATLPVEVTYYDIAEHNAPSPFLGVIYLEPLGKKGYSVPKAGTIQVV
- the LOC108939003 gene encoding protein FAM214B-like isoform X1, whose protein sequence is MRHIHVEIAHKEAQSDHPAQEGDLPPSHGMVVGLNSVARQELRRPFGEDKIKLQKVYQLSVFSQMGGFSDLPKGGRLQRNELKRGLQEQAQSHKRPHLEQGSCSKPIQEYAPQAEVLDGEMLCGSGQHFCHTGTHVVKHTDDIPVPYSSSPVPVKCYSQDNQNGLVPTAQSPPSPKPEFLADLKAVNRSQHKDPAPLAFLLKTTPPLAIAMPDCTLGDLSTEDCSNGASSWQLSCSPKPKDEALGDPNHPTTCRDCPLEGISSNVLRTADARDGQLSLESAPQKYSNFPKTYSTSSTSLPGSSSPISSTNTCSAKKKLLSSSDTGESCSEDEGPSTSKRSRLALQAPGLCLGAFRSTDAKAAPFWNHLLPCARERPRSPNNCSRAGRRLKNGIRLKSRQLRSGQCREPCSSTRPGWPSVSISRSLLGNFEESILKGRFSPSGRIEGFTAEIGASGSYCPQHATLPVEVTYYDIAEHNAPSPFLGVIYLEPLGKKGYSVPKAGTIQVTLFNPNKTVVKMFLVTYNFGDMPVNHMTFLRHRIFLVPVEEEEEEEKEKGQGTGPQMNALDRKKILCYLIHLRFQSSKSGKIYLHNDIRLLFSRKSIEMDTGIPYELKSFTEVPKNPQYSPRV